A stretch of Plasmodium vinckei vinckei genome assembly, chromosome: PVVCY_05 DNA encodes these proteins:
- a CDS encoding 40S ribosomal protein S19, putative, with amino-acid sequence MAEEFTDDIGVFSKRLLEPAPFVRTNNCIKDVDTELFISAYAKYLKLHNKITFPKWCNFVKTGKGRKLAPLNEDWYFIKASSILRRLYIHPDIGVGFLRRQFSYKQRRGVAPNHTSLASGKILRSILQQLENIGYVEQNPKKKGRRLTTKGENAINNFARYINKKVYKLEKQ; translated from the exons atg gCAGAAGAGTTTACTGATGATATTGGAGTATTTAGCAAAAGGTTGTTAGAGCCTGCTCCCTTTGTTAGAACAAATAATTGCATAAAGGATGTTGATActgaattatttataagtgCATATgctaaatatttaaaactccataataaaataacatttCCAAAATGGtgtaattttgtaaaaactGGCAAAGGAAGAAAATTAGCACCTTTGAATGAGGACTGGTATTTTATTAAGGCATCAAGTATTTTAAGaagattatatatacatccAGATATTGGTGTTGGATTTTTACGAAGACAATTTAGTTACAAACAAAGAAGAGGTGTAGCTCCTAATCATACTAGTTTAGCTAGTGGAAAAATCTTAAGATCTATTTTACAACaattagaaaatatagGATATGTTGAACAGAATCCAAAAAAGAAAGGAAGAAGATTAACAACAAAAGGTGAAAATgctattaataattttgctagatatattaataagaaAGTTTATAAATTGGAAAAACAATAA